In Plasmodium vinckei vinckei genome assembly, chromosome: PVVCY_13, a single genomic region encodes these proteins:
- a CDS encoding exported protein 2, putative — MKARYIVSLFLFYATYKHTTNTVQCDTYSDLAATTALSTVIRDPLSMTIKDLYDNGVKVPITDLINSLKKSHRYKRILRWSRMWWVLLVREIVGNNKIEDATECILREIWDQCTISIYNNTLFSVESKPMLFLHGILNECRNSFATKLKHDPGLIVSKIDQILKSQIYRFWVSEPYLRLGKSGMYYSRINHKNVPELPKEHTLKHLSSYMEEKLKSMESKKNIESGKYQFDVDSGNAGEDAYTEYEDDQTDDVLNDQLFEEDKSTNAGEA; from the exons ATGAAGGCTCGTTATATTGTTTctctctttttattttatgctACTTATAAGCACACAACAAATACTGTACAATGTGACACATATAGTGATTTAGCAGCAACTACAGCCTTATCGACTGTTATTCGAGACCCTCTtag CATGACCATAAAAgatttatatgataatgGTGTTAAAGTTCCTATAAcagatttaataaatagtttaaaaaaatcacaTCGTTATAAAAGAATTTTAAGATGGTCTCGTATGTGGTGGGTATTATTAGTTAGAGAAATTGTAGGAAACAATAAGATCGAAGATGCAACTGAATGT ATATTAAGAGAAATATGGGATCAATGTACTATTTCCATATATAACAATACCTTATTTTCTGTTGAATCAAAACCaatgttatttttacacGGTATATTAAATGAATGTAGAAACAGCTTCgcaacaaaattaaaacatgACCCAGGTTTAATTGTATCAAAAATCGaccaaatattaaaatcacaaatatatagattCTGGGTATCCGAACCATATTTAAGATTAGGAAAATCAGGTATGTATTACTCAAGAATTAACCATAAAAATGTTCCAGAATTACCAAAAGAACACACATTGAAACATTTATCATCTTATATGGAAGAGAAATTAAAATCTATGGAATCTAAGAAAAACATTGAATCAGGCAAATATCAATTTGATGTAGATTCCGGAAATGCTGGTGAAGATGCATATACAGAATATGAAGATGATCAAACAGATGATGTTTTAAATGATCAATTATTTGAAGAAGATAAATCAACTAATGCTGGTGAGGCTTAA